From a region of the Pontibacillus yanchengensis genome:
- a CDS encoding Gfo/Idh/MocA family protein, whose protein sequence is MKKIAVIGAGAMAEVGHFPHYQSHPDTVVSCIVDQREDRARWMAERFQVPSFYTDVETMLANEEIDGASICTPNSTHLPIAQKLLENGIHILMEKPIGTNVEEARKVVEFARHKKLVCMVGMTQRFRTEAMILKRLIEHGRLGTIYHVRAQYLRRRGTPQGWFTNEALAGGGTMMDIGVHALDLAWWLIGAPTVKSVTGTLKDGIGNYHTLFLKGGWNSAVAGSAKPMSVEDFGSGYFRFEGGVTLNVEASWAINGQETDGLCIDIYGKEGGASLQPLCIYHELDGIYVESTPVFSKNDVLQEEIYHFIECMLHGKEPVSSGQEGVEVLRMLDGLAHSSQRGTEYTF, encoded by the coding sequence ATGAAAAAAATTGCGGTTATCGGAGCGGGAGCGATGGCGGAGGTGGGGCATTTTCCTCACTATCAATCTCACCCTGACACAGTGGTGTCATGTATCGTTGATCAGCGGGAAGATCGAGCGAGGTGGATGGCTGAGCGGTTTCAGGTGCCATCCTTTTATACAGATGTGGAGACCATGCTTGCTAACGAGGAGATTGACGGTGCGAGCATATGCACACCGAATAGCACGCACTTGCCAATTGCTCAGAAATTACTAGAAAACGGGATACATATCCTAATGGAAAAACCGATTGGCACGAATGTAGAGGAAGCAAGAAAAGTGGTCGAGTTTGCTCGTCACAAAAAACTCGTTTGCATGGTTGGGATGACGCAGCGGTTTCGTACAGAGGCAATGATACTGAAGCGGCTCATTGAACATGGTCGTCTTGGCACTATTTATCATGTCCGGGCCCAATATTTGCGTCGCCGTGGAACTCCTCAAGGTTGGTTTACGAATGAAGCGCTGGCAGGAGGGGGTACGATGATGGACATTGGAGTCCATGCCCTTGACCTTGCCTGGTGGCTGATTGGGGCCCCGACTGTAAAAAGTGTGACGGGTACCTTGAAGGATGGGATTGGTAATTATCATACGCTTTTTTTAAAAGGAGGCTGGAATTCTGCGGTCGCAGGGTCAGCCAAACCCATGTCAGTCGAGGACTTTGGCAGTGGTTATTTTCGCTTTGAGGGCGGTGTCACCTTAAACGTGGAAGCAAGCTGGGCAATCAATGGGCAGGAAACGGACGGCTTGTGCATAGACATATATGGTAAGGAGGGTGGCGCATCGCTACAGCCATTATGTATTTATCATGAACTGGATGGTATTTATGTAGAATCGACGCCTGTTTTCTCCAAGAATGATGTGTTGCAAGAGGAAATCTATCATTTTATTGAGTGTATGCTTCACGGAAAAGAACCGGTTAGTAGTGGTCAAGAAGGTGTAGAAGTTCTGAGGATGTTAGATGGATTAGCTCATTCTAGTCAGCGTGGTACAGAATATACATTTTAA
- a CDS encoding Gfo/Idh/MocA family protein, giving the protein MNVGVIGTGSISELHLKGYDRLKEVRILAVCDTNMERAREKASQFGAEYVFEDYNQLLALEMVDAVSICTWNNTHAEIAIAALKAGKDVLVEKPLCMSIAEARAVEAAVHESGQMLQVGFVRRHGTNAKVLKTFIDNGELGEIYYAKATCTRRIGNPGGWFADKERSGGGPLIDLGVHMIDLCWYLMGKPKLTSVVGHTYHKLGNRANIDHLSFYQAADYDPDVNTVEDMANALLHFQNGASMMVDVSFSLHKKENEVAACLYGDKGGAEIEPKLGMFTEKYNTMLNTTPQIDSLTFDFENGFNSEIEHFIKSCKREEEPISPIEDGVEMMKMLTGIYESACLEQEVRFD; this is encoded by the coding sequence ATGAATGTTGGTGTAATTGGTACAGGAAGCATTTCAGAGCTTCATCTCAAAGGGTATGATCGACTGAAGGAAGTGCGAATTCTAGCAGTTTGCGATACGAATATGGAGCGGGCCAGAGAGAAGGCCTCCCAATTTGGGGCGGAGTATGTGTTTGAGGATTACAACCAACTTTTGGCGTTAGAGATGGTGGATGCCGTGAGCATTTGTACGTGGAATAACACTCATGCAGAGATAGCTATTGCGGCATTAAAAGCAGGGAAGGATGTGTTGGTGGAAAAACCTTTGTGTATGAGCATTGCGGAGGCGCGGGCTGTTGAAGCAGCTGTTCATGAGTCAGGTCAGATGCTCCAGGTGGGGTTCGTTAGAAGGCATGGAACGAATGCAAAGGTGTTAAAAACGTTTATCGATAATGGTGAACTTGGGGAAATTTATTATGCAAAAGCTACCTGTACGAGACGTATTGGCAATCCTGGTGGGTGGTTTGCGGATAAGGAACGTTCGGGTGGAGGCCCGCTGATTGATCTCGGTGTTCATATGATCGATCTATGCTGGTACTTAATGGGAAAGCCGAAGCTCACATCTGTCGTCGGTCACACGTACCACAAGCTAGGCAACCGCGCCAACATTGACCATCTTTCGTTTTATCAAGCAGCCGATTATGACCCAGACGTGAATACAGTGGAAGATATGGCAAATGCACTTCTTCATTTTCAAAATGGTGCTTCGATGATGGTCGATGTCAGTTTTAGTCTTCATAAAAAAGAAAATGAAGTGGCTGCTTGCTTGTATGGAGATAAGGGAGGCGCAGAGATCGAACCTAAGCTTGGGATGTTTACGGAAAAATATAATACCATGTTGAATACTACTCCTCAAATCGATAGCCTGACTTTTGATTTTGAAAATGGATTTAATAGTGAAATAGAACACTTCATCAAAAGTTGTAAACGGGAAGAAGAGCCCATCAGCCCGATTGAGGATGGGGTGGAGATGATGAAGATGCTGACAGGTATTTATGAATCAGCTTGCTTAGAGCAGGAAGTACGGTTTGATTGA
- a CDS encoding sugar phosphate isomerase/epimerase family protein, with translation MKTSVSMYSLDQYVQEHHWDVFDFIQFAKQIGCDGVELLDMYWCEAADMSRVVACLERENMPVAAYDTSNDFVQLTSQERKQQVAKVKRDIDIAAHLDTQVVRIFCGDKKKCIHYSQGLQWINECMQECVDYAEKRGIHLAIENHGFFAGRSHQVQEMIVNINSPFLGSTFDTGNFLLVEESPIQALEVLKHNVKHVHFKDFLRVPHDFTGRTIQGVSGTKWVGAVAGQGEVDLQRIIHVLKQVGYTGWYSIEYEGLDDSKESVKKSIAKLTALV, from the coding sequence ATGAAAACCAGCGTGAGTATGTATAGTCTTGATCAATACGTTCAGGAGCATCACTGGGATGTATTTGATTTTATTCAATTTGCAAAACAGATCGGCTGTGATGGCGTCGAGCTATTGGATATGTATTGGTGTGAAGCAGCGGATATGTCGAGGGTGGTTGCTTGTTTAGAGCGAGAGAATATGCCTGTGGCAGCATACGATACATCAAATGATTTCGTACAACTGACTTCTCAAGAGCGGAAGCAGCAAGTCGCGAAAGTGAAGCGGGATATTGATATCGCCGCTCATTTGGATACACAGGTTGTTCGCATTTTTTGCGGGGATAAAAAGAAATGTATTCATTATAGCCAAGGTCTACAATGGATAAATGAGTGTATGCAGGAGTGCGTCGACTATGCCGAGAAGAGAGGTATACATCTGGCTATAGAGAATCATGGTTTTTTTGCAGGAAGAAGTCATCAGGTGCAGGAAATGATTGTAAATATAAATTCCCCATTCCTAGGAAGTACGTTTGATACGGGCAATTTTTTATTAGTGGAGGAGTCTCCCATTCAAGCACTTGAAGTGTTGAAACATAACGTAAAACATGTTCATTTCAAGGACTTTCTGCGAGTACCACATGACTTTACAGGGAGAACCATTCAAGGGGTGTCAGGAACAAAGTGGGTAGGGGCTGTAGCTGGTCAAGGTGAAGTGGATTTGCAACGGATTATTCACGTATTAAAGCAGGTAGGGTACACAGGCTGGTATTCTATTGAATATGAAGGCTTGGATGACTCTAAAGAATCTGTGAAAAAATCGATAGCGAAGTTGACGGCACTTGTATAA
- a CDS encoding Gfo/Idh/MocA family protein yields MKVGMLSFAHMHAFSYAKSIVKRHDVELIGIFDDDAERGREVSDQFGVRYYDSLDAFLSTDVEAVIVCSENIKHKPFVIEAARAGKHVLCEKPLATTKKDALEMINVCREEGVQLQTAFPVRYNESMVKAKQAVERGEVGDILSMRGTNRGKNPGGWFVEEEQSGGGAVLDHTVHIIDMMRWLLEDEIEEVYAEVDTFFAEKAIDDAGLMTLKFKNGVLASHDPSWSRSATFPTWGDATIEVIGTKGRIYADAFADYLHVYSNETGYSQPFVGPDMDDRLVEDFIRAVKEDKTVTITGEDGMHAMNVALAAYRSAKLHQAVKVEEIGG; encoded by the coding sequence GTGAAAGTAGGGATGCTTAGTTTTGCCCACATGCATGCGTTTAGCTATGCGAAGAGTATCGTGAAAAGGCACGACGTCGAACTGATTGGTATTTTTGATGACGATGCGGAACGTGGAAGAGAAGTTAGCGACCAATTTGGTGTCCGCTATTATGATTCGTTGGACGCCTTCCTTTCGACTGACGTGGAAGCAGTCATTGTCTGTAGTGAAAACATCAAGCATAAACCATTTGTGATAGAGGCTGCACGGGCAGGGAAGCATGTATTATGTGAAAAGCCACTTGCCACCACGAAAAAGGATGCACTGGAGATGATTAATGTGTGCAGGGAGGAAGGCGTCCAGCTACAGACTGCTTTCCCTGTACGCTATAACGAGTCGATGGTAAAAGCAAAACAAGCAGTCGAGCGCGGAGAGGTTGGCGATATTTTATCAATGCGAGGTACCAATCGCGGAAAAAATCCCGGCGGCTGGTTTGTGGAAGAAGAACAATCTGGCGGTGGGGCGGTACTCGATCACACCGTGCATATCATTGATATGATGAGATGGCTGCTCGAAGATGAGATAGAGGAAGTGTACGCGGAAGTAGATACCTTTTTTGCAGAGAAAGCGATTGATGACGCTGGGTTAATGACACTTAAATTCAAAAACGGCGTGCTCGCCTCCCACGATCCAAGCTGGTCACGAAGCGCTACCTTTCCTACTTGGGGCGATGCTACAATCGAAGTAATCGGAACAAAAGGAAGAATCTATGCCGATGCATTCGCTGATTATCTTCATGTGTATTCCAATGAAACGGGCTATTCGCAACCTTTTGTAGGACCCGATATGGATGATAGATTAGTAGAAGATTTCATACGAGCAGTAAAAGAAGATAAAACCGTAACGATTACAGGCGAAGACGGCATGCACGCCATGAACGTCGCCCTCGCCGCCTACCGTTCAGCGAAGCTCCATCAGGCAGTGAAAGTGGAGGAAATAGGTGGGTAG
- a CDS encoding GbsR/MarR family transcriptional regulator produces MSKELESLEEARDIMISAIAQTMVIYGVTPSVGRIYGVLYFANEPMALDDIKDEVAMSKASVSNGMRDLLETEMVIKVWKKGDRRDHFIAEKDFMRNFLNFFVKMLRQERSLFMKANEQAKPVFKELAENSESQEAKEVAQKDLENLNKSLEYFEWTMRLANAMESGEIFNCFPINEQDKKE; encoded by the coding sequence ATGTCAAAGGAACTCGAGTCCCTAGAAGAGGCAAGAGACATTATGATTAGTGCGATAGCCCAAACCATGGTTATTTACGGTGTTACACCTTCTGTAGGAAGAATATATGGTGTTTTATATTTTGCTAATGAACCTATGGCTTTGGATGATATTAAAGACGAAGTAGCGATGAGTAAGGCCAGTGTGAGTAATGGGATGAGGGACCTTCTTGAAACAGAAATGGTCATTAAAGTGTGGAAAAAAGGTGATCGAAGGGACCATTTTATTGCGGAGAAAGACTTTATGAGGAATTTTTTAAACTTCTTTGTAAAGATGCTTCGGCAAGAAAGAAGTCTATTTATGAAAGCAAATGAACAAGCAAAGCCTGTATTTAAAGAACTTGCTGAGAATTCTGAATCCCAAGAAGCTAAGGAAGTAGCGCAAAAGGACTTAGAAAATTTGAATAAATCATTGGAATATTTTGAATGGACCATGCGATTAGCTAATGCGATGGAATCTGGAGAGATTTTCAATTGTTTTCCAATAAATGAACAGGACAAAAAGGAGTAA
- a CDS encoding cysteine hydrolase family protein: protein MEWSKTAVVLIDLQKESQFGINGLEEVISNTSNLVAEAREHNLPIIYTRQINRADQVGLSNGEPLKDNLTPFYYSTDTEDIEIFDEIKPDTNDIIIDKHRWSAFYETNLDLYLRSMNIENLIIGGLVTDGCLMTSVFDAYFRDYQVNLVKDICGTSNEGAHMSSILIMANWVYDMKIYNTDELIKHLNGKEHTFWEASAPDSMQFTPESMREIYSKLDER, encoded by the coding sequence TTGGAGTGGAGTAAAACTGCAGTTGTGTTAATTGATTTACAAAAAGAAAGTCAGTTTGGAATTAATGGACTAGAAGAGGTCATCTCAAACACTAGTAATTTAGTTGCTGAAGCTAGGGAGCATAATCTACCTATTATTTATACGAGACAAATAAATCGAGCAGATCAAGTTGGTTTGTCTAATGGGGAGCCTTTAAAAGATAACCTTACCCCTTTCTATTATTCTACTGATACAGAGGATATAGAAATTTTTGATGAGATAAAGCCTGACACGAACGATATTATTATAGATAAACATCGATGGAGCGCATTTTATGAAACTAATTTAGATTTATATCTTCGCAGTATGAATATCGAAAATCTAATTATAGGTGGCTTGGTAACGGATGGTTGCCTAATGACTTCTGTGTTTGATGCTTATTTTCGTGACTACCAAGTTAATCTCGTGAAAGACATTTGTGGAACCTCAAATGAGGGAGCTCATATGTCTTCTATATTAATTATGGCCAACTGGGTATATGATATGAAAATCTACAATACTGATGAACTTATAAAACATTTAAATGGTAAGGAGCATACATTCTGGGAAGCTTCAGCACCAGATTCTATGCAGTTTACTCCCGAAAGTATGAGGGAGATATACTCTAAATTGGATGAGAGATAG